The sequence GGAATTGAGAGATGTTCCATCCCGGCCGGAGGTGCTTGAAAGGGAAGAAGAGTTCCTTGCGGCCGATCTGAGGAGCGCCCTTCGGCTAAGGCTGGAGGCAGGAGGAAGGCGGGATATGAAGGATTGAAGAGACATCTGGCCGAGTTGGAAGAAGGGTGTATCTGGACAAGCTGAGAAGGTAGGGTATCAAGACAAAATCATGACCTTCCCAGGCTGGTTGCAAGGTGTGAAGGAGtcttatttttctctttttttttccttcctgcCTGCTTTTTCCCCCACACCGAGACGCAGCGCTCGTCCGCCCCAAAAGTCCCGAATCGGCGTGTTGATCGCGGCCGCCGCCTGGCTGAGCTAATCAGATAGAGTTGGTGCCGACGGAAAGCGAGCCTCGGCGTGGGGCTCCGAAAATTACACCGCTGACGTAAGGTTACCGTACCCTGCGTAACTGCCGAATAGTCACGTGGCAGCCTCGGCAAACTTTCCTTCTACATGGGAGGTCACGTGCTATCGTCACTACGTCAGAGTCTCAGCTGGACACGTCGAAGAATGCCTTGGACGGCGCgcgaagaggaggagagaaaCGAGAGCATCGCCAATCCCGTTTGGCGTGTTGCTGCCGGCTGTTTTCTGCTGACGCACAATCTAACATTATAAACAGTTTTTCCTTAGTCAGGTTCATGGGCTGCTTTTTGCCCTGTCGGAAGCTGAATTCAACAGAGGTGAACCCCGCAGTACCTTGGTCGTGAAACATAAGAGAGATACAGAGAAAGGCAAGCATCATTGGCTCTCGATGAGACGGTTCTGTGTGACTATCTGTCTCATTGTATCTGGCGTTCTTTTCCGCTGGTAGCTTCCGCACACTACCTATCTGAGGAGGCTCAGTGTAGGATTCGAGATCAGGGTTCAATTCCCGCCTCAACGAGCCCTCCGTGATCATGTCGGATGAAGAGGAATACTACGATGACGCCTTCGAGGAAGAATGGATTTTCTGGGACGAGGGTGATCCCACTCTTGCGGTGAGCAGCTCCCGCTTTGCCTCACGAAAGGGAATATCCTATATTGACATTGTACCAGGATGATCTTGCTCAAGGAACTGTCCATTCGCCCGTTTATCTTACTGACCAAGCTCTGTACGCTGCGTTGGAAAGCGAATCGGATTGGGACTACTTCACCGACGAATATTACGATGACGACCCGTTCCTGCTGAAGAAACAGGACCAGACACCTCTAAACAGCGACGGTGGTAAATATTctgggaaaaagagaaaacgCACGTCTCTCAAAGACAACGCGCGACCCGCGAAGAATAGTCGAAGGCCTTATCCGGACATAGATTCATTCTGTGGGGTCATATGGCGCACCCCATGTCATTCGTTGCGTCGAGAAGAGTTATACGAAGCCGGCAAGGGTGAGACGGTTTCCCTGTTAGGAAATTGGCGTGAATTATTCAAATACCCAGACCGTAATAAATCACCCCCAGCTCTTGACCATCATCCTTCCGCCGGCAGGCCCGGGCCCCCGAAGGAGAGACATCATCCAGGCAAAGGTAGAAACGCTATACGGCAAGGACCTAAAACGAACGACTCAGGCCTCTCATCCCATGGTGAGGAAGACGTGGAGGATGGTGTTGATATTGAGTATGGACGTCCATATACCTTCCCTGAGAACCCAAATAGCTCCTTTACGCCTCCACCCTGCCACTTTAACGACACCGAACAAGAAATCATCGAGCGCTCCAACACGCATGGTGACAAATCCCGCAAACCCAAATCCCCATCCAGACATGTAACACGGAAACCACCGTCCCGCTTGAAGCAAGTGACCACCGCAGAGGAACCCACACCTCCACCCGGCGCCGAAGCTGGCTGCAACGATCTACCACCGTCTC is a genomic window of Coccidioides posadasii str. Silveira chromosome 3, complete sequence containing:
- a CDS encoding uncharacterized protein (EggNog:ENOG410PYU0), encoding MSDEEEYYDDAFEEEWIFWDEGDPTLADDLAQGTVHSPVYLTDQALYAALESESDWDYFTDEYYDDDPFLLKKQDQTPLNSDGGKYSGKKRKRTSLKDNARPAKNSRRPYPDIDSFCGVIWRTPCHSLRREELYEAGKGETVSLLGNWRELFKYPDRNKSPPALDHHPSAGRPGPPKERHHPGKGRNAIRQGPKTNDSGLSSHGEEDVEDGVDIEYGRPYTFPENPNSSFTPPPCHFNDTEQEIIERSNTHGDKSRKPKSPSRHVTRKPPSRLKQVTTAEEPTPPPGAEAGCNDLPPSPTGSSSQKTTPTKQRRDLSRPLPSQRIEVVVGPPKSSCLSFPMLANDSVSSEEQRQPPLRKGRKRKATSPLPADEDGDQQCEMGIKKRGRPAKTRTAKTRKVTPQVGPDDTATAAATSVGKRRSLRQRKT